The Pedobacter roseus genome contains a region encoding:
- a CDS encoding DUF2911 domain-containing protein, whose amino-acid sequence MKLSIKSIVLFVALLGAADFANAQEAKFPQPSSGQTIIQDFGLGKITLTYSRPNVKGRKIFGGMEPLGVVWRNGANAATRVKFTDAVKIEGKDLPAGEYGLFSISGKNEWTVIFNKIADQWGAYEYKESDDVLRVKVKTTTLKDKVETLTMQFSAVSETSATLNMMWENSAYAINITTSIDEKVMANIAEAMKGEKKPYFAAAQYYLQNGKDLKQALAWMTEAEKSDPKAPWFKLWKGRIQLKMGDKAAAATTAQQGIDVAKAQKVDEYVRLNSELLAEAKK is encoded by the coding sequence ATGAAATTATCGATCAAATCAATAGTGCTGTTTGTAGCACTTTTGGGTGCAGCAGATTTTGCTAATGCCCAGGAAGCCAAATTCCCACAACCGAGTAGTGGTCAAACCATCATCCAGGATTTTGGATTGGGAAAAATAACTTTAACTTATTCCCGTCCGAATGTTAAAGGCCGTAAAATTTTTGGCGGTATGGAACCTTTAGGCGTTGTTTGGCGTAACGGTGCAAATGCAGCCACACGCGTTAAATTTACCGATGCGGTTAAAATTGAAGGGAAAGATTTACCTGCTGGCGAATATGGCCTGTTCAGTATTTCGGGTAAAAACGAATGGACCGTTATTTTTAATAAAATTGCCGATCAATGGGGTGCTTACGAGTATAAAGAAAGTGATGATGTGTTGCGCGTGAAAGTAAAAACAACAACTTTAAAGGATAAAGTAGAAACTTTAACCATGCAATTTTCGGCAGTTAGCGAAACTTCTGCAACTTTAAATATGATGTGGGAGAATAGTGCCTATGCCATCAATATCACTACTTCTATTGATGAAAAAGTAATGGCCAATATCGCCGAAGCAATGAAGGGTGAAAAGAAACCATATTTTGCTGCTGCACAATATTATTTGCAAAACGGGAAAGATTTGAAACAAGCTTTAGCATGGATGACCGAAGCAGAAAAGTCAGATCCAAAAGCACCCTGGTTTAAATTGTGGAAAGGCCGTATCCAATTAAAAATGGGAGATAAAGCAGCCGCCGCCACTACTGCACAACAAGGTATCGACGTTGCAAAAGCACAAAAGGTTGATGAATATGTACGCCTCAATTCTGAACTTTTGGCTGAAGCTAAAAAATAA
- the eno gene encoding phosphopyruvate hydratase, with protein MSIIVNVHARQILDSRGNPTVEVEVVTEAGAFGRAAVPSGASTGQYEAVELRDGDKSTYLGKGVLKAVENVNTKIADALRGIDVFEQNTIDKIMLDLDGTENKGNLGANAILGVSLAAAKAAADEIGQPLYRYIGGVNANTLPIPMMNIINGGSHSDAPIAFQEFMIMPVGAPSFSEALRWGTEVFHSLKKILHDRGLSTAVGDEGGFAPTFDGTEDAIETVLKAIETAGYKPGSQICLALDCASSEFYKDGKYDYTKFEGATGVIRSSEEQAQYLADLSAKYPIISIEDGMDENDWTGWKSLTDKIGDHVQLVGDDLFVTNVTRLQRGIDEATANSILVKVNQIGSLTETINAVTLAQNNGYTSVMSHRSGETEDVTIADLAVALNCGQIKTGSASRSDRIAKYNQLLRIEEELGENARFIGSKFKYAKK; from the coding sequence ATGAGCATAATCGTTAATGTCCATGCCAGACAGATTCTCGATTCGAGAGGCAATCCAACAGTAGAAGTAGAAGTTGTAACAGAGGCAGGCGCTTTTGGCCGTGCAGCTGTACCAAGCGGTGCATCTACTGGACAATATGAGGCTGTTGAATTACGTGATGGTGATAAATCTACATATTTAGGTAAAGGTGTTTTAAAAGCTGTAGAAAATGTAAATACTAAAATTGCTGATGCATTAAGAGGTATTGATGTTTTTGAGCAAAATACAATTGATAAAATTATGTTAGACCTTGATGGTACCGAAAACAAAGGTAACTTAGGTGCTAATGCTATTTTAGGTGTTTCTTTGGCTGCTGCGAAAGCTGCTGCTGATGAAATCGGTCAACCATTATACCGTTACATTGGTGGTGTTAATGCCAACACTTTACCGATTCCGATGATGAACATCATTAACGGAGGTTCTCACTCTGATGCACCTATCGCTTTCCAGGAATTTATGATTATGCCGGTTGGCGCTCCTTCATTCTCTGAGGCTTTACGTTGGGGAACTGAAGTTTTCCATAGCTTGAAAAAAATTCTTCATGATAGAGGTTTATCTACTGCAGTAGGTGATGAAGGTGGTTTTGCACCAACTTTTGATGGTACTGAAGATGCAATTGAAACGGTATTAAAAGCAATTGAAACTGCTGGTTACAAACCAGGTTCACAGATCTGTTTAGCTTTAGACTGTGCTTCATCTGAGTTCTACAAAGATGGTAAATACGACTATACTAAATTTGAAGGTGCTACTGGTGTAATTCGTTCAAGCGAAGAGCAGGCACAATATTTAGCTGATCTTTCTGCAAAATATCCAATTATCTCTATTGAAGATGGTATGGATGAAAACGACTGGACTGGCTGGAAAAGCTTGACTGATAAAATCGGCGACCATGTTCAATTGGTAGGTGATGATTTATTTGTAACTAACGTTACGCGTTTACAACGTGGTATTGACGAGGCTACTGCTAACTCGATCCTGGTAAAAGTAAACCAGATCGGTTCTTTAACTGAAACCATCAATGCGGTAACTTTAGCACAAAACAATGGTTATACTTCGGTAATGAGTCACCGTTCTGGCGAAACTGAAGATGTTACGATTGCTGATTTGGCTGTTGCATTAAACTGCGGACAGATTAAAACCGGTTCTGCATCACGTTCAGACAGGATTGCAAAATACAATCAATTATTACGTATTGAAGAAGAATTAGGTGAAAACGCACGTTTCATCGGTTCGAAATTCAAATATGCTAAGAAATAA
- a CDS encoding FtsB family cell division protein, with protein MKRLIDLFRNKYFLATVAFAMWMLFFDKNDMMSQYEYRSQANKLQEEKEYFEKETAQVKKDLNELNTNLNTAEKFAREKYFMKKDNEDVFVIIQEEKKD; from the coding sequence ATGAAACGTTTAATAGATCTTTTCCGCAATAAATATTTCCTTGCTACTGTCGCTTTTGCGATGTGGATGCTATTTTTCGACAAAAACGATATGATGTCGCAGTATGAGTATCGCAGTCAGGCAAATAAATTGCAGGAAGAAAAAGAATATTTCGAGAAAGAAACTGCCCAGGTTAAAAAAGACCTTAACGAACTAAATACCAACCTGAATACAGCTGAAAAATTTGCCCGCGAAAAATACTTCATGAAAAAAGACAATGAAGATGTTTTTGTGATTATCCAGGAAGAGAAGAAGGATTAG
- a CDS encoding trimeric intracellular cation channel family protein — MLHILYIIAITAEAMTAALSAGRRDMDWVGVCIIAWVTALGGGTVRNVLFGHYPMSWVEHPEYLVITAVAALLAAFIASIMTKLKKLFLYLDALGLVVFTIIGCQVAQEIHLPYLIVLFSGMITGCAGGVLRDVLCNEVPFLFRKEIYASAAIVTGAVYIGVEHFHGGEMLATISAAVVGLALRLLSIRFEWHMPKFVYRDEWH; from the coding sequence ATGCTCCACATTCTTTACATTATCGCCATAACAGCCGAAGCGATGACTGCTGCGCTTTCTGCAGGCAGACGTGATATGGATTGGGTAGGTGTTTGTATTATTGCATGGGTAACTGCTTTGGGTGGTGGGACCGTTAGAAATGTATTATTCGGCCATTACCCGATGAGTTGGGTTGAACATCCGGAATATTTAGTGATTACAGCGGTAGCGGCCTTACTCGCTGCATTTATCGCATCTATAATGACAAAACTTAAAAAGCTATTTCTTTACCTTGATGCTTTGGGTTTGGTGGTTTTCACCATAATTGGCTGCCAGGTTGCTCAGGAAATTCATCTACCCTATTTAATTGTACTGTTTAGCGGAATGATTACCGGTTGTGCAGGCGGCGTACTCCGTGATGTGCTCTGTAATGAAGTTCCATTTCTTTTTAGAAAAGAGATTTATGCGAGTGCAGCGATTGTAACAGGTGCTGTTTATATCGGTGTAGAACATTTCCATGGGGGTGAGATGTTAGCTACCATTTCGGCGGCTGTTGTTGGATTAGCATTACGCTTACTTTCTATCCGCTTCGAATGGCACATGCCTAAGTTTGTTTACAGAGATGAATGGCATTAA
- a CDS encoding L,D-transpeptidase family protein: MKLICLTFLLSLSLMVNAQNFKATQIKFERVEKAYSEKWETLRKFVQAGGYGDQFSMVINAYKTEGKLEVWLKNNSAKTYSLFRTYDFCAHSGTIGPKVFEGDGQTPEGFYYVNVFNPMSNFHLSLGVNYPNTVDYARTGKDRKPGSDIYIHGNCVTVGCIPLTDEKIKEVYILGVEARNAGQEKIPVNIYPFKMTEGNIKKYSAQFPVQANFWKSLQAGYLAFEKNQTQPNVSEVKGKYVVK; the protein is encoded by the coding sequence ATGAAATTAATCTGTTTAACATTTCTGTTATCTCTAAGCCTTATGGTGAATGCCCAAAATTTTAAAGCCACGCAAATCAAATTCGAAAGAGTAGAAAAGGCATACAGCGAAAAATGGGAAACATTAAGAAAGTTTGTTCAGGCAGGTGGTTATGGTGATCAGTTCTCGATGGTAATTAATGCTTATAAAACAGAGGGAAAACTGGAAGTATGGTTAAAGAATAATTCGGCCAAAACCTATTCGCTATTCAGAACTTATGATTTCTGTGCGCATTCTGGCACCATTGGTCCGAAAGTATTTGAAGGCGATGGACAAACGCCGGAAGGATTTTATTATGTTAACGTTTTTAATCCCATGAGTAATTTTCATCTATCCTTAGGCGTAAATTATCCAAATACAGTAGATTATGCCAGAACAGGGAAAGATAGAAAGCCTGGAAGCGATATCTACATCCATGGTAATTGTGTAACGGTTGGCTGTATACCTTTAACCGATGAAAAAATTAAAGAAGTATATATTTTGGGCGTTGAAGCCAGAAATGCTGGTCAGGAAAAGATTCCGGTAAACATCTATCCTTTCAAAATGACGGAAGGAAATATCAAAAAATATAGTGCTCAATTCCCGGTGCAGGCGAACTTTTGGAAATCGTTACAAGCAGGATATTTAGCTTTTGAGAAGAATCAAACGCAACCTAACGTTAGTGAGGTAAAAGGGAAATATGTTGTAAAATAG
- the fabG gene encoding 3-oxoacyl-[acyl-carrier-protein] reductase, which yields MKLLEGKTALITGASKGIGRKIAEKFAEQGANVAFTYLSSVEKGEALEQELQSFGTKVKGYRSDASKFAEAEQLITDIVAEFGTIDIVVNNAGITKDGLLMRMSEENWDDVININLKSIFNVTKAASKVMMKARKGVFINMSSVVGITGNAGQANYAASKAGIIGFTKSVAKELGSRNIRANVVAPGFIRTEMTEVLDPKVVEGWEKDIPLKRAGETEDIANVCVFLASDMSAYVTGQTLSVCGGML from the coding sequence ATGAAATTATTAGAAGGAAAAACAGCATTAATTACAGGTGCATCAAAAGGGATCGGCCGTAAAATAGCTGAAAAATTTGCCGAGCAGGGCGCTAATGTAGCTTTTACATATTTATCATCAGTAGAAAAAGGTGAGGCTTTAGAGCAGGAATTACAAAGCTTTGGAACAAAAGTTAAAGGTTACCGTTCTGACGCTTCTAAATTTGCAGAAGCAGAGCAATTGATCACCGATATTGTTGCCGAATTCGGTACCATTGATATTGTAGTAAACAATGCTGGTATTACCAAAGATGGTTTGTTGATGCGCATGAGCGAGGAAAACTGGGATGATGTCATCAACATTAACTTAAAATCGATTTTCAACGTAACCAAAGCGGCTTCTAAAGTAATGATGAAAGCCCGTAAAGGTGTATTTATCAATATGAGTTCGGTTGTGGGTATTACAGGTAATGCTGGTCAGGCCAATTATGCGGCTTCAAAAGCAGGTATCATTGGTTTCACCAAATCGGTTGCTAAAGAGTTAGGTTCGAGAAATATCCGTGCCAACGTAGTTGCACCAGGTTTTATCCGTACCGAAATGACTGAGGTTTTAGATCCAAAAGTTGTTGAAGGCTGGGAAAAAGATATTCCATTAAAACGCGCTGGTGAAACGGAAGATATTGCCAACGTTTGCGTGTTTTTAGCTTCTGATATGAGCGCTTACGTAACCGGACAAACTTTGTCTGTTTGCGGTGGGATGCTGTAA
- a CDS encoding VOC family protein: MKLSRIILFGNDIGALKVFYQSVFNFSLIEEIENKWLVFNAGVIEIAFHRIGESFRNEDSFRAESNVKLVFSIEENIEEVRKRLIERGAKMKDIKSFEGIDFLFCDGEDIEGNIFQLSQKKA, encoded by the coding sequence ATGAAACTGAGCAGAATAATTTTATTTGGTAATGATATTGGTGCCTTAAAGGTCTTTTATCAGTCCGTTTTTAATTTTTCGTTAATAGAAGAAATTGAAAACAAGTGGCTGGTTTTCAACGCGGGAGTCATCGAAATTGCTTTTCATCGGATTGGGGAATCATTCAGAAATGAGGATTCTTTTCGTGCAGAAAGTAATGTGAAACTAGTTTTTAGTATTGAAGAAAATATTGAAGAGGTTCGAAAACGACTTATAGAAAGAGGTGCAAAAATGAAAGATATCAAATCTTTTGAAGGCATTGATTTTCTTTTTTGCGATGGGGAGGACATAGAGGGGAACATTTTTCAGCTTAGCCAGAAAAAAGCATAA
- a CDS encoding agmatine deiminase family protein, translating into MSNFPPRKDLNINQFDYSPKQQGYAFPAEWAKHEATWLSWPHKEASWPDKIETIYEPYCQFIKAVAEGEKVRINVKDEEMKAFAVSELTKVDADLSQIEFYFNETNDAWCRDHGPAFLLKSNEKAVVDWGYNAWGGKYPPFDLDDVIPTKIAKHFDLPLFTPDIVMEGGSVEFNGAGTVLTTTACLLNENRNPHLTKEQIEKYLLEYYGQDQVLWLGDGIVGDDTDGHIDDITRFVNEDTVLTVVESNPSDENYVLLQENLEALRAMKLKDGRSLKIIELPMPSPVIYDDTRLPASYANFYIANAAVIVPVFDDVNDQKALDIIQGCFPDRKVIGINSVDIIWGLGSFHCLSQQEPAL; encoded by the coding sequence ATGTCAAACTTTCCTCCAAGAAAAGATTTAAATATCAATCAGTTCGATTATTCGCCAAAGCAGCAAGGTTATGCTTTCCCTGCCGAATGGGCTAAACATGAGGCAACCTGGTTAAGCTGGCCACATAAAGAAGCCTCCTGGCCAGATAAAATCGAAACCATTTATGAACCGTATTGCCAGTTTATTAAAGCTGTTGCTGAAGGCGAAAAAGTGCGTATCAATGTGAAAGATGAAGAAATGAAAGCTTTTGCTGTTTCTGAATTAACCAAAGTAGATGCCGATTTAAGCCAGATTGAATTTTATTTTAATGAAACCAATGATGCCTGGTGCCGTGATCATGGCCCTGCATTTTTGCTTAAAAGTAACGAAAAGGCAGTGGTAGATTGGGGTTACAACGCATGGGGTGGTAAATATCCTCCGTTCGATCTTGATGATGTAATTCCGACCAAAATTGCCAAACATTTCGATTTACCTTTATTTACACCAGATATTGTAATGGAAGGTGGTTCGGTAGAGTTTAACGGAGCAGGTACGGTTTTAACCACCACAGCTTGTTTATTGAATGAAAACCGTAATCCACATTTAACTAAAGAGCAGATAGAAAAATATTTGCTTGAATATTATGGACAGGATCAGGTTTTATGGTTAGGCGATGGAATTGTAGGTGATGATACCGATGGACATATTGATGATATTACACGTTTTGTAAACGAGGATACGGTTTTAACGGTTGTAGAAAGTAATCCTTCAGATGAAAACTATGTGCTGTTACAAGAGAATTTGGAGGCTTTAAGAGCAATGAAACTGAAAGATGGCAGATCATTAAAAATTATTGAGTTACCGATGCCTTCACCAGTAATTTACGATGATACCCGTTTGCCTGCATCTTACGCTAACTTTTACATTGCTAATGCTGCGGTAATTGTTCCGGTTTTTGATGATGTAAATGACCAAAAAGCTTTGGATATTATTCAGGGCTGTTTCCCTGATCGCAAAGTGATTGGAATCAACTCAGTCGATATTATTTGGGGATTGGGAAGTTTTCATTGTTTAAGTCAGCAGGAACCGGCGTTATAA
- a CDS encoding four helix bundle protein → MAFKFEKLKVWQKALDLADEIDNMTKAFPKEEVYVLTSQAKRAADSISMNIAEGSTGQSNPEFKRFLGYALRSDIEVVNCLHLAIRRKYIKEEIFQKHYKSCGEILVMISALIKSLN, encoded by the coding sequence ATGGCATTCAAATTTGAAAAACTTAAGGTTTGGCAAAAGGCTTTAGATTTAGCTGATGAAATCGACAATATGACCAAAGCTTTTCCAAAAGAGGAGGTTTATGTTTTAACATCGCAGGCTAAACGTGCTGCAGATTCGATTTCAATGAATATAGCCGAGGGAAGCACGGGTCAGAGTAATCCTGAATTTAAAAGATTTTTAGGTTATGCCCTTAGATCAGATATCGAAGTGGTGAATTGTTTGCACCTTGCCATAAGAAGAAAATATATAAAAGAAGAAATTTTTCAGAAACATTATAAATCTTGCGGAGAGATTTTGGTTATGATTTCTGCTTTAATCAAATCGCTGAATTGA